One part of the Streptomyces sp. AM 2-1-1 genome encodes these proteins:
- a CDS encoding sigma-70 family RNA polymerase sigma factor, whose amino-acid sequence MTAVDLPASPGATGTPVRLPVQEASEDEDRAAAELADGLLRGDAEVFARIFRRWGTLVHTLAARSLGDSREAEDVTQQVFLAAWRGRAGYRPERGPLAGWLVGITRRKIADALAARTRRGELVAASAAREQVRGEEGARPDAVLDRVLVVQELGKLPPVQRHILCMAFFDDLTQVQIAERTGLPLGTVKSHARRALVRMRRSLTDAAATF is encoded by the coding sequence ATGACCGCTGTCGACCTACCGGCGAGCCCTGGTGCGACCGGAACTCCGGTCCGCCTGCCCGTGCAGGAGGCTAGCGAGGACGAGGACCGCGCCGCAGCGGAACTGGCGGACGGCCTCCTCAGGGGTGACGCGGAGGTCTTCGCCCGGATCTTCCGCCGGTGGGGCACCCTGGTGCACACGCTGGCCGCGCGCTCCCTCGGCGACTCCCGCGAGGCCGAAGACGTCACCCAGCAGGTGTTCCTGGCGGCGTGGCGGGGGCGGGCGGGGTACCGCCCCGAGCGGGGCCCCCTGGCCGGCTGGCTGGTCGGCATCACCCGGCGCAAGATCGCCGACGCCCTGGCCGCCCGCACCCGGCGCGGCGAACTGGTCGCCGCCTCTGCCGCGCGGGAGCAGGTCCGCGGCGAGGAGGGAGCCCGCCCCGATGCGGTGCTCGACCGGGTGCTGGTCGTCCAGGAGCTCGGCAAACTCCCGCCGGTGCAGCGGCACATCCTCTGCATGGCCTTCTTCGACGACCTCACCCAGGTGCAGATCGCCGAGCGGACCGGGCTCCCGCTGGGGACCGTGAAGAGCCACGCCCGCCGGGCCCTGGTCCGGATGCGGCGCTCGCTCACCGACGCGGCGGCCACTTTCTGA
- a CDS encoding lycopene cyclase family protein, whose protein sequence is MPYADVVIVGAGAAGLSLAYRLCAPGARVPLSVLLIDAPPGPLRPQPRTWCFWEPPGGEFDAALTASWQRLRVRAADGAATVTVPAPLRYKMLRSDAFTGLVDQRLDASAGFRRAELTVLAVRDAAGGGGEVVGRDAGGRRTVVTGRYVFDSRPPGRPPAARTTLLQHFTGWFVRTERPVFEPDTADLMDFRTPQPRHGLSFAYVLPLDARSALVEYTEFSRTPLEPAAYERALHHHLDAVLGASPYRVSATEHGVIPMTDGRFPPRAGRSVFRIGTAGGATRPSTGYTFSAVQRQSRSLAAALRAGGEPRTRSPYRARSLAMDAVMLRALDTGRVDGAAFFTGLFRSVPPARLLRFLDGSAPLREEVLVGLRTPVGPMLRTVAELPFRARRSPPAAPRSALPHPPDEE, encoded by the coding sequence TTGCCGTACGCCGACGTGGTCATCGTGGGCGCCGGAGCGGCCGGCCTGTCGCTGGCGTACCGGCTGTGCGCGCCCGGCGCGCGCGTACCGCTCTCCGTGCTCCTGATCGACGCCCCTCCGGGCCCGCTCCGGCCGCAGCCGCGCACCTGGTGCTTCTGGGAGCCGCCCGGTGGTGAGTTCGACGCGGCGCTGACCGCGTCGTGGCAGCGGCTGAGGGTGCGCGCCGCCGACGGCGCCGCCACGGTGACGGTCCCCGCACCGCTGCGGTACAAGATGCTCCGTTCGGACGCCTTCACCGGGCTGGTGGACCAGCGGCTCGACGCGTCCGCCGGGTTCCGGCGCGCCGAACTGACGGTGCTCGCCGTGCGTGACGCGGCCGGGGGCGGCGGTGAGGTCGTCGGCCGGGACGCCGGAGGGCGGCGAACCGTCGTGACGGGTCGGTACGTCTTCGACTCGCGCCCGCCCGGGCGGCCACCGGCCGCCCGGACCACGCTCCTCCAGCACTTCACCGGCTGGTTCGTACGCACCGAGCGGCCGGTGTTCGAACCGGACACCGCGGATCTCATGGACTTCCGGACCCCGCAGCCGCGCCACGGCCTGTCGTTCGCCTACGTCCTCCCGCTGGACGCCCGGTCGGCCCTGGTGGAGTACACCGAGTTCTCCCGCACGCCGCTCGAACCGGCGGCGTACGAAAGGGCGTTGCACCACCACCTCGACGCCGTGCTCGGCGCCTCCCCCTACCGGGTCTCCGCCACGGAGCACGGTGTCATCCCGATGACCGACGGGCGCTTCCCGCCACGTGCGGGGCGGTCGGTGTTCCGGATCGGGACGGCGGGCGGCGCCACCCGGCCGTCCACCGGCTACACCTTCAGCGCCGTACAGCGTCAGAGCCGTTCCCTGGCGGCGGCACTGCGCGCGGGTGGGGAACCCCGGACGCGGTCCCCCTACCGTGCCCGGTCCCTCGCGATGGACGCGGTCATGCTGCGCGCCCTGGACACCGGCCGGGTGGACGGCGCCGCCTTCTTCACCGGTCTCTTCCGCTCGGTGCCCCCCGCGCGGCTGCTCCGCTTCCTGGACGGATCGGCCCCGCTGCGCGAGGAGGTGCTCGTCGGACTCCGCACGCCCGTCGGCCCGATGCTGCGGACCGTCGCCGAACTGCCCTTCCGTGCGCGCCGGTCCCCGCCGGCGGCCCCCCGATCCGCTCTCCCCCACCCGCCCGACGAGGAATGA
- a CDS encoding methyltransferase, translated as MTLLQDAQLSSAFDHASLAYDRLVAANPGYHAHLRRSARRLGLPHGGAGLRVLDLGCGTGASTAALLAVAPYAEIVAVDASAGMLAQAAAKEWPAQVRFVHSPVEALADREEAVGGPFDAVFAAYLFRNVTAPDAVLAATRGLLAPGGRLAVHEYALGGGRAHRALWTSVCRSVVMPLGRATGDGDLYRHLWHSVLAFDTAPVFAERVARAGFDGVRVLPMPGWQTGITHTFVARAPRRSGASA; from the coding sequence ATGACCCTGCTGCAGGACGCCCAGCTCTCCTCCGCCTTCGACCACGCCTCCCTCGCCTACGACCGTCTGGTGGCGGCCAACCCCGGCTACCACGCCCATCTGCGGCGCTCCGCGCGCCGCCTCGGTCTGCCGCACGGCGGGGCGGGGCTGCGGGTGCTCGACCTGGGGTGCGGCACCGGGGCCTCCACCGCCGCCCTGCTGGCCGTCGCCCCGTACGCGGAGATCGTGGCCGTGGACGCCTCGGCGGGCATGCTGGCGCAGGCCGCCGCGAAGGAGTGGCCCGCCCAGGTCCGCTTCGTGCACTCCCCGGTGGAGGCGCTGGCGGACCGGGAGGAGGCGGTGGGCGGGCCGTTCGACGCGGTGTTCGCCGCCTATCTCTTCCGCAACGTCACCGCCCCGGACGCCGTGCTCGCAGCGACCCGCGGACTCCTCGCCCCCGGCGGACGGCTGGCGGTGCACGAGTACGCGCTGGGCGGGGGCAGGGCGCACCGGGCCCTGTGGACCTCCGTCTGCCGCTCGGTGGTGATGCCGCTGGGCCGTGCGACGGGGGACGGGGATCTCTACCGGCACCTGTGGCACAGCGTCCTCGCGTTCGACACGGCGCCCGTCTTCGCCGAGCGCGTCGCTCGTGCGGGCTTCGACGGGGTGCGGGTGCTGCCGATGCCCGGCTGGCAGACGGGCATCACCCACACCTTCGTCGCCCGGGCGCCGCGCCGGTCGGGGGCTTCGGCGTGA